In one window of Shewanella goraebulensis DNA:
- a CDS encoding VCBS domain-containing protein, which yields MNNKSLIPLIIATGLLGCGGDDGAELDGNTRGSIAITGSNFIAGETISAAATDADGIQADTITYVWSTGTIGTSYTITEADEGTVISVSANYTDDAGFTEGVGASTPTINPTLNVSASIIKGPIDGATCDIFKVDDSGAAVLPEQGTATSDTSGGVTFSNVHFEGAGLIACTGGTYTDESTGLTLDAPQLRSVVNVVENIIETDEEGVETILPPPTYVVSPLTEMAVQNAGSDLNQFADAAEIINARFGIRFDTTEVLPTLVGTVELGADGAEDADRYGSVLALLSQVDADNADADLSTVMEDLASDVADGSFSEESLVTLETAQINLQTTSQVASSVDEELLDVIGAAVGYNNDPVAAIIEGEFGGTVQHTATDPLTGSLTIIDPNFEEDAFVAQTDVTLDYGTFSISANGSWSYTVNTANDTLANLELGDSVSDSITIASIDGTTAEINIRVASLTQVVKISDTGGDTGEIRFTVDNLRQGKLSASISKEVALGSDGNIKDAYITLYGSSGSSSESLIDLRIQGTQIQDDGTVIDPRFFVRNTDSDAYPGNIITAPFVEEQFYDVAITWDLDQADQITVTIDGEVIGGGSFSTAAVVDSDYTGLDQWFADGVKAIQFRFGDNDRTIPFGSFYADNIEVFSDTAGTTSIFSDDFEGYDAGETLDGTDSKYSLAIYAEVSVFDAGDGTEEPTPAVFFDLTGRIASDEATAAGAVSVLDPDDGEAFIVQTTLMGTYGTLAILEDGSWTYTLDTADATIAALVVGESELDTFTIESFDGTTAELAITITGTIVVDTGANNVARMADTSLTADAELRLTTDPLAEGSISTTIKLQAISGFTATPEVSEDNTAYISIYGGSASSSNLTGEIVFAKDGAVKYRDANKDQQTIDGLTYFDDTDIDVVLAWTATGYSLSIDGGTTFYGPYEAINTGTATETYQIRIGSSSKESAKELLADDIVIADESDMAVLSEDFETYAEGEDLSAMYSSSAEATVKTIAGSSVNKVARMADTSLDADAELRLITTPLAEGSISTTIKLQAIAGFTATPEVSEDNTAYISIYGGSASSSNLTGEIIFSNDGSVKYRDSSKSQQIIDGLTHANDTDIDVVIDWTATGYFLSIDGGTMFYGPYEAINTGTATETYQIRIGSSSKESAKELLADDIVIADATDTAILSEDFESYAVGDDLSTTYSSSAEATVQED from the coding sequence ATGAATAATAAATCTCTTATACCGCTCATCATTGCGACAGGCCTATTAGGTTGTGGTGGTGATGACGGTGCTGAACTCGATGGTAATACTCGCGGTAGTATAGCAATAACCGGAAGCAATTTTATCGCTGGCGAAACAATCTCTGCAGCAGCTACTGATGCTGATGGAATTCAAGCAGACACCATTACCTATGTTTGGTCTACAGGTACTATCGGCACATCTTACACAATTACTGAAGCTGACGAAGGCACTGTCATTTCTGTTTCTGCTAATTATACCGATGATGCAGGCTTTACCGAAGGCGTAGGTGCATCTACACCCACTATCAATCCAACCTTAAATGTTTCAGCTAGCATTATTAAAGGCCCTATTGATGGTGCAACTTGTGACATATTTAAAGTTGATGATAGTGGTGCTGCGGTTCTTCCAGAGCAAGGCACTGCAACCTCTGACACTTCAGGTGGCGTTACATTTAGCAATGTACATTTCGAAGGTGCGGGTTTAATTGCATGTACTGGCGGTACTTATACGGACGAATCAACAGGTTTAACCTTAGATGCTCCTCAACTAAGATCTGTAGTGAATGTAGTTGAAAATATAATTGAGACTGATGAAGAGGGGGTGGAAACCATACTACCACCACCTACCTATGTTGTTTCTCCTTTAACCGAAATGGCTGTTCAAAACGCGGGTAGTGATTTAAACCAGTTTGCTGACGCAGCTGAAATAATTAATGCACGTTTTGGTATTCGTTTTGATACAACAGAAGTGCTTCCTACTTTAGTTGGTACTGTTGAACTTGGTGCTGATGGTGCTGAAGATGCTGATAGATATGGTTCTGTGTTAGCGCTACTATCACAAGTTGATGCAGACAACGCAGACGCAGATTTATCTACCGTTATGGAAGATCTTGCTAGTGACGTCGCTGATGGTTCTTTTTCTGAAGAGTCTTTAGTTACACTTGAGACAGCACAAATTAATTTGCAAACTACTTCACAAGTTGCTAGTTCTGTTGATGAGGAGTTACTGGATGTAATTGGAGCCGCTGTTGGTTATAACAATGACCCTGTTGCAGCAATCATCGAAGGTGAATTTGGCGGTACTGTTCAACATACTGCTACGGATCCATTAACTGGTTCACTAACCATTATTGATCCAAACTTCGAAGAAGATGCTTTTGTTGCTCAAACTGATGTGACACTTGATTATGGTACATTTAGTATCAGTGCCAACGGTAGTTGGTCTTACACGGTTAACACTGCAAATGATACTTTAGCGAACCTTGAACTAGGTGACTCTGTAAGTGATTCAATCACTATCGCTTCTATTGATGGTACCACTGCTGAAATTAATATTCGTGTTGCTTCGCTTACTCAAGTTGTAAAAATAAGCGATACAGGCGGTGATACGGGTGAGATTAGATTTACCGTTGATAACCTTCGTCAAGGTAAGCTGAGTGCATCAATATCTAAAGAGGTTGCGCTTGGTAGTGATGGAAATATTAAAGATGCTTACATTACGCTTTATGGCTCATCTGGTAGTTCTAGTGAATCGCTTATAGATTTGCGTATTCAAGGAACTCAAATTCAAGACGACGGCACCGTAATTGACCCTCGTTTCTTTGTTCGAAATACTGACAGTGACGCTTACCCTGGCAATATAATCACTGCACCATTTGTTGAAGAGCAGTTTTATGATGTAGCAATCACATGGGACTTAGATCAGGCAGATCAAATCACCGTGACTATTGATGGTGAAGTGATTGGTGGAGGTTCATTCTCTACTGCAGCAGTTGTTGACTCTGATTATACAGGATTAGACCAGTGGTTCGCTGATGGTGTTAAAGCTATCCAATTTAGATTCGGTGATAATGATAGAACGATTCCTTTCGGTTCTTTCTATGCTGATAACATTGAAGTATTTTCTGATACCGCTGGCACTACAAGTATATTTTCAGATGACTTTGAAGGCTATGATGCAGGTGAAACTTTAGATGGTACAGACAGCAAATATAGCTTAGCTATTTACGCTGAAGTGTCTGTATTTGATGCAGGCGATGGCACAGAAGAACCTACGCCAGCAGTATTCTTTGATTTAACTGGAAGAATTGCAAGTGATGAGGCAACGGCAGCAGGTGCTGTAAGTGTACTTGACCCAGATGATGGCGAAGCTTTTATTGTTCAGACAACCTTAATGGGTACATACGGTACATTAGCAATTTTAGAAGATGGCTCTTGGACATATACCCTCGATACTGCTGATGCCACTATTGCTGCACTTGTTGTGGGTGAAAGTGAACTCGATACCTTTACTATTGAATCTTTTGATGGCACTACCGCTGAATTAGCAATCACAATTACAGGCACAATTGTTGTTGATACTGGAGCAAACAATGTTGCCAGAATGGCAGATACATCATTAACTGCTGACGCTGAGTTACGTTTAACAACGGATCCACTTGCTGAAGGTTCTATTTCTACAACCATTAAGCTACAAGCAATTTCTGGCTTCACTGCTACACCAGAAGTTTCTGAAGATAATACCGCTTACATCAGTATCTATGGTGGCTCTGCTTCTTCAAGTAACTTAACGGGTGAAATTGTCTTTGCTAAAGACGGTGCTGTTAAGTATCGTGATGCAAATAAAGATCAACAAACCATTGATGGCTTAACTTATTTTGATGATACAGATATTGATGTAGTTCTAGCTTGGACAGCAACAGGTTATTCACTTTCAATTGATGGTGGTACTACGTTCTACGGTCCTTATGAAGCAATCAATACAGGTACAGCGACCGAAACGTATCAAATTCGTATTGGTAGCTCTTCGAAAGAGTCAGCAAAAGAATTACTCGCTGATGATATCGTCATTGCTGATGAGAGCGATATGGCAGTGCTATCTGAAGACTTCGAAACTTATGCTGAAGGTGAAGATTTAAGTGCAATGTATTCAAGTTCTGCTGAAGCAACCGTTAAGACCATAGCGGGAAGTAGTGTAAATAAAGTTGCCCGAATGGCTGACACATCACTAGACGCTGACGCTGAGTTACGCTTAATCACGACTCCACTTGCTGAAGGCTCTATTTCAACAACCATTAAGTTACAGGCGATTGCTGGCTTTACTGCAACACCAGAGGTTAGCGAAGATAATACCGCTTATATTAGTATTTATGGTGGCTCTGCCTCTTCAAGTAACCTAACGGGCGAAATTATCTTTAGTAATGATGGTAGTGTTAAATATCGTGATTCATCTAAATCGCAGCAAATCATTGATGGCTTAACGCATGCAAATGATACCGATATTGATGTAGTTATAGATTGGACTGCAACAGGTTACTTTTTGTCAATTGATGGCGGTACAATGTTCTACGGTCCTTATGAAGCAATCAATACAGGTACAGCGACAGAAACGTATCAAATACGTATTGGTAGCTCTTCGAAAGAGTCAGCAAAAGAGTTATTAGCTGATGATATCGTGATTGCTGATGCAACAGATACGGCGATTCTATCTGAGGACTTCGAAAGTTATGCGGTGGGTGACGATCTAAGTACGACTTACTCGAGTTCTGCCGAAGCAACAGTGCAAGAAGACTAA
- a CDS encoding ankyrin repeat domain-containing protein: MSTSLKSIPNLLKIGFSASFVMAYLLLSYSAAQPVETSNIDDLSKNDAAQSITPSQDIDKETQLLMDYFFAAARTGDVEVLTHFIEAGFPIDQRNSQSYTALMVSAYNGHPSATSALLEMGANACLQDKRGNTAIMGAVIKAEFTIIKQLYNHECDANLTNKSGMTLKDFAEYWGQSDKLSSAILINSPIKQ, translated from the coding sequence ATGTCGACCTCATTAAAATCTATCCCGAACTTATTAAAAATCGGCTTTTCAGCCAGTTTTGTTATGGCTTATTTATTATTGTCTTACTCAGCAGCTCAACCTGTAGAGACAAGCAATATTGATGATTTGAGCAAGAATGATGCGGCTCAATCTATTACGCCCAGTCAAGATATTGATAAAGAAACACAGCTATTAATGGATTACTTTTTTGCAGCGGCCAGAACGGGCGATGTAGAAGTATTAACCCACTTTATTGAAGCAGGCTTCCCTATAGATCAACGTAATAGCCAAAGTTACACCGCCTTAATGGTGTCAGCGTACAACGGCCATCCATCAGCAACATCAGCATTGCTTGAAATGGGCGCCAATGCTTGCTTACAGGATAAGCGAGGAAACACTGCAATAATGGGCGCTGTAATTAAGGCAGAATTTACAATAATTAAGCAGTTATATAACCATGAATGCGATGCAAACCTGACGAATAAATCAGGCATGACACTTAAGGATTTTGCCGAATATTGGGGACAAAGTGATAAATTAAGCAGTGCTATTTTGATTAACAGCCCTATTAAACAATGA
- a CDS encoding catalase, translating into MDITKKSCLILSMSLAFSVQAETLTRDNGAPVGDNQNSITAGSNGSVLLQDVHLIQKLQRFARERIPERVVHARGTGAHGEFVASTDLSKLTQAAPFAEKGKTTPVFVRFSTVVHSKGSPETLRDPRGFATRFYSDQGNWDLVGNNLPVFFIRDAIKFPDMVHSLKPSPVTNLQDPNRFFDFFSHEGTATNMLTWVYTNLGTPSSYRKMDGWGVHAYKFINDENQVNYVKFHWVSQQGVEGLRPDEVTAMQGKNFNHLTDDLYSEISKGNYPKWDLKVKILNPSELNNFTYNPLDATKMWLDVPETTVGTMTLNRVPDNFFQETEQVAMAPSNLIPGIEPSEDKLLQGRIFSYADTQLYRLGANLSQLPINQAKVTVANHNQEGAANYANTKSDINYQPSRNLPLSDDARFKSVNTPLSGTVQQAVIAKQDNFTQAGMLYRSLSKQDKSDLITNLSGDLGKVADANVKHQMLSYFYQADKEFGERLTKAVDGNLKEVKKRANI; encoded by the coding sequence ATGGATATAACAAAAAAAAGCTGTTTAATCTTATCAATGAGTTTGGCATTTAGTGTTCAAGCAGAAACATTAACCCGTGACAATGGTGCTCCTGTAGGAGATAACCAAAACTCAATCACTGCGGGCAGTAATGGCAGCGTACTTCTGCAAGATGTCCATTTGATTCAAAAGTTACAACGTTTCGCTCGCGAAAGAATTCCAGAGCGTGTCGTACACGCAAGAGGGACTGGTGCCCATGGTGAGTTCGTCGCCAGCACTGATTTAAGCAAGCTAACGCAAGCTGCACCTTTTGCAGAGAAAGGTAAAACCACACCTGTTTTTGTACGTTTCTCTACTGTTGTCCATTCTAAAGGCTCGCCAGAAACCTTACGTGACCCACGTGGTTTCGCGACTCGTTTCTATTCAGATCAAGGAAACTGGGATCTTGTAGGTAACAACCTGCCTGTATTTTTCATCCGTGATGCGATTAAATTTCCTGACATGGTTCATTCACTAAAACCATCTCCTGTCACTAATCTTCAAGATCCTAATCGTTTCTTCGATTTTTTCAGCCATGAAGGAACGGCAACTAACATGCTAACGTGGGTTTATACCAACTTAGGTACACCTTCTAGCTACCGTAAAATGGATGGTTGGGGTGTTCATGCATACAAATTTATTAATGATGAAAATCAAGTTAACTACGTTAAATTTCATTGGGTAAGCCAACAAGGTGTTGAAGGGTTAAGACCTGACGAAGTCACCGCAATGCAAGGGAAAAACTTCAATCACTTAACTGATGATCTTTACAGTGAGATTAGCAAAGGTAACTACCCTAAATGGGATTTAAAAGTAAAAATATTGAACCCAAGTGAGCTCAATAATTTCACTTACAACCCGCTTGACGCAACCAAGATGTGGCTTGATGTGCCAGAAACGACTGTTGGCACAATGACCCTAAACCGCGTGCCAGATAACTTTTTCCAAGAAACGGAACAAGTGGCAATGGCGCCATCTAACTTAATTCCAGGTATTGAGCCATCAGAAGATAAGTTACTTCAAGGGCGTATTTTCTCTTATGCAGATACACAGCTCTACCGTTTAGGCGCTAATTTATCTCAGTTACCGATTAACCAAGCAAAAGTGACTGTAGCCAATCACAATCAAGAAGGCGCAGCTAATTACGCTAATACTAAGTCTGATATTAACTATCAACCAAGCAGAAACCTGCCTTTGAGTGATGATGCTCGTTTTAAATCTGTGAACACGCCTTTATCAGGCACAGTGCAACAAGCCGTGATTGCAAAACAAGATAACTTCACTCAAGCAGGTATGTTGTATAGAAGTTTAAGCAAACAAGATAAAAGTGACCTTATCACCAACTTGTCAGGCGATTTAGGCAAAGTGGCAGACGCAAATGTTAAACATCAAATGCTCAGTTACTTCTATCAAGCAGATAAAGAGTTTGGAGAACGTTTAACCAAAGCTGTTGACGGTAACCTTAAAGAGGTGAAAAAAAGAGCCAACATTTAA